Proteins encoded in a region of the Prunus persica cultivar Lovell chromosome G4, Prunus_persica_NCBIv2, whole genome shotgun sequence genome:
- the LOC18778206 gene encoding uncharacterized protein LOC18778206, translating into MASSSSALSRLSNLRGHLHPSHSNKGGVGFIKISPEVSEALSNGHAVVALESTIISHGMPYPKNLETAREVEAVVRENGAVPATIAILDGIPCVGLSMEELEKLANLGPKAQKTARRDIAHVVATGGNGATTVSATMFFASMVGIPLFVTGGIGGVHRHGEHTMDISSDLTELGRTPVAVISAGVKSILDVPRTLEYLETQGVCVAAYRTNEFPAFFSETSGCKVPCRIDTPEDCAQLIDANLKLELGTGILIAVPIPKEHAASGRLIESAIKRALEEARDKNIIGNAATPFLLARVNELTGGASLASNIALVKNNALVGAKISVALAQIKERENKGGVKTTL; encoded by the exons ATGGCGTCGTCTTCTTCGGCTCTCTCAAGACTCTCTAATCTCCGCGGACACTTACATCCTTCGCACTCAAATAAG ggTGGTGTGGGGTTTATCAAGATTTCTCCAGAGGTTTCTGAAGCTTTGTCAAATGGCCATGCTGTTGTTGCTCTTGAATCCACCATTATTTCCCATG GGATGCCCTATCCTAAGAACTTGGAAACCGCAAGGGAAGTTGAGGCAGTTGTGAGGGAAAATGGAGCTGTTCCTGCCACGATTGCTATTTTGGATGGCATACCTTGCGTAG GTCTGAGTATGGAAGAACTGGAGAAGCTTGCCAATCTCGGACCCAAAGCTCAGAAGACAGCTCGAAGAGACATTGCACATGTT GTGGCAACCGGAGGGAATGGAGCAACTACTGTTTCTGCAACCATGTTTTTTGCTTCTATG GTTGGCATACCATTGTTTGTTACTGGAGGGATTGGAGGAGTACATAGACATGGAGAGCATA CAATGGACATATCTTCTGATCTTACTGAGCTTGGAAGGACACCAGTAGCTGTCATCTCTGCTGGTGTAAAATCAATATTGGATGTCCCAAGGACCCTTGAATATTTG gaaactcaGGGAGTTTGTGTTGCTGCTTATAGGACCAATGAATTTCCAGCATTTTTCTCTGAAACAAGTGGTTGCAAG GTGCCTTGCCGTATAGATACCCCAGAAGACTGTGCTCAGCTTATAG atGCGAACCTGAAACTTGAGCTTGGAACTGGAATTTTGATTGCTGTTCCAATTCCCAAAGAGCACGCAGCGTCTGGAAGGTTAATTGAGTCTGCAATAAAGAGAGCTCTTGAAGAAGCTAG GGATAAGAATATAATTGGAAATGCTGCAACTCCATTTTTGCTTGCGAGAGTGAATGAATTAACTGGAGGAGCTTCTCTGGCTTCGA ACATTGCACTGGTGAAGAACAATGCACTTGTTGGTGCTAAAATTTCCGTAGCACTTGCACAGATTAAAGAACGTGAAAATAAAG GTGGTGTGAAGACGACGCTATAG
- the LOC109948486 gene encoding protein FAR1-RELATED SEQUENCE 5-like, translated as MDENVCVWDSTDSSDADGDGVDPDICVIPKLNTESIPEVGKEFDSLQDVYNFYNNYAEKAGFSIRSHSSKKDRLTGEIKRKEYVCSKQGTYCRPEAEGRVRKRRRVKVRQDCKARIGVVKCHESNKYSISLFEEVHNHSLTTPDKVHLLRSHRDVRESRKALKIDQLGVVNTPTHQPVSNLEVQAGGMENIGCINKDFYDWETNMRTQLLEHDVELLSEHFGAEKRKSESFYFKMEADSSGKLTNLFWADSTSRRAYKFYGDVIVFDTTYNTNRYGLVFAPLIGVNNHGQTIILACAFLSKETTESFVWLFDQFKNAMPGPPPKMIITDHDAAMTKAIVQALPTTYHRLCIWHILNKFSEKVNPPTLRDRFSYLNACMWDIDTTIEFESKWLTLITENGLNDHPWLSSIYDLRDKWVPAYVKHVFSAGMLSSKQPESSHAFFKPYVSRKNSLMDFVVRFERGLAKQRHEELYADHVDCNEKPASLLETSMETQVAALYTKALYQKFQKEELKSLKCFLQCTTSDDRQRVYKVTERIKPGVSKVKEVVYDVSADLASCSCKHLESCGIPCRHVLAFLKHEQVEYLPDQYLLKRWMQKAKSALVFDRDAIKIKDHVDRCVLMRRSTLSKLAITLIDSASMSEEAGKLLLETLQGVQEKIESMGQEIGHAQGSGKAVASDSQTVTLMDPLRVRVKGKEKAMDQLKRWCTECSSLPGNNDDTTQSMPNTQSSPIVSLMDEFDIYASASSHPVL; from the exons ATGGATGAGAATGTATGTGTGTGGGACTCAACTGATAGTAGCGATGCAGATGGTGATGGTGTGGATCCTGACATTTGTGTTATACCCAAACTCAATACTGAGTCCATACCAGAAGTTGGGAAAGAGTTCGATTCACTTCAAGatgtttataatttctatAATAATTATGCAGAGAAGGCAGGATTCAGCATACGCAGTCATTCAAGTAAAAAGGATAGACTCACGGGGGagataaaaaggaaagaatatGTATGTTCTAAACAAGGTACGTATTGTAGACCCGAAGCAGAAGGCAGGGTAAGGAAAAGACGCAGAGTCAAAGTACGACAAGATTGCAAGGCTAGGATTGGGGTTGTGAAGTGTCATGAGTCTAACAAGTATTCTATTTCGTTGTTTGAAGAGGTACACAACCATTCATTGACAACCCCAGATAAGGTGCATTTGTTGAGATCTCACCGTGATGTTAGAGAATCAAGAAAAGCACTCAAAATTGACCAACTTGGTGTAGTTAATACACCTACTCATCAACCAGTAAGTAATCTTGAGGTACAAGCAGGAGGAATGGAAAACATTGGGTGTATAAATAAAGATTTCTACGATTGGGAAACGAACATGCGCACGCAACTGCTGGAGCATGATGTTGAGCTGCTGAGTGAGCATTTTGGGgctgagaaaagaaagagcgagtctttttatttcaagatgGAGGCAGATTCTAGTGGAAAGCTGACTAATTTGTTTTGGGCAGATTCAACATCTAGACGAGCTTATAAATTCTATGGAGATGTGATTGTGTTTGATACAACATATAACACGAATCGTTATGGATTGGTATTTGCGCCGTTAATAGGGGTGAATAATCATGGGCAGACAATTATCCTTGCATGTGCTTTCTTAAGTAAAGAAACCACCGAATCTTTTGTGTGGTTATTTGACCAATTTAAGAATGCCATGCCCGGTCCACCACCCAAAATGATCATTACGGATCACGATGCAGCCATGACAAAGGCGATTGTGCAAGCTCTCCCAACTACATATCATAGATTATGCATATGGCATATTTTGAACAAATTTTCTGAAAAGGTAAATCCCCCAACCCTCAGAGACAGATTCTCATATTTAAATGCTTGCATGTGGGATATAGACACAACAATAGAATTTGAATCAAAATGGCTTACCTTGATTACAGAAAATGGATTAAATGATCATCCTTGGTTGAGTTCAATTTATGATTTGCGTGATAAGTGGGTTCCAGCCTATGTGAAACATGTTTTCTCCGCTGGAATGTTGAGTAGTAAGCAACCTGAAAGCTCACATGCTTTCTTCAAGCCATATGTTTCACGAAAGAATTCGTTGATGGATTTCGTAGTACGATTTGAACGAGGTCTTGCTAAGCAGCGGCATGAGGAGTTATATGCCGATCATGTTGACTGTAATGAAAAACCTGCAAGCCTTTTGGAGACGTCAATGGAAACCCAGGTGGCAGCCTTGTATACAAAGGCACTGTATCAAAAGTTTCAGAAGGAAGAATTGAAGAGCCTTAAATGTTTTCTTCAGTGTACAACGTCGGATGATAGACAAAGGGTTTATAAAGTAACTGAGAGGATAAAACCCGGGGTTTCTAAAGTCAAAGAAGTTGTGTATGATGTATCCGCTGATCTAGCTTCTTGCAGTTGCAAACACTTGGAATCTTGTGGAATTCCATGCAGGCATGTATTGGCTTTTCTAAAACATGAGCAAGTCGAATATTTGCCAGATCagtatttattaaaaaggtGGATGCAAAAAGCGAAGTCTGCGTTGGTGTTTGATCGTGATGCCATTAAAATTAAAGATCACGTTGATAGGTGTGTTTTAATGAGGAGATCTACGTTGTCTAAACTGGCCATTACTCTAATTGATTCTGCATCAATGTCCGAGGAAGCTGGGAAGCTACTCTTAGAAACTTTACAGGGTGTGCAGGAAAAGATAGAGTCTATGGGGCAGGAAATTGGGCATGCACAAGGAAGTGGTAAAGCCGTGGCCAGCGATTCTCAAACAGTTACTTTAATGGATCCACTTCGAGTAAGAGTGAAAGGCAAAGAGAAGGCAATGGACCAATTGAAACGATGGTGTACCGAGTGTAG TTCTTTACCTGGAAACAATGACGACACAACTCAGAGCATGCCGAATACACAATCTAGTCCGATCGTGTCCTTGATGGATGAATTTGACATTTATGCATCCGCCAGCTCTCATCCCGTTTTGTAG
- the LOC18778560 gene encoding sanguinarine reductase — protein sequence MASRLSLISIPNLPTPARTFPKHPQQIPLFSLPPHSFHVNPSFNSRTISSSNGGSSPALHAVQEEVTTSSDSTSDSKTAPSSSSKVVLVIGGTGGVGQLVVASLLNRNIKARLLLRDPEKATTLFGEQDEEKLQVFKGDTRNADDLDPSIFEGVTHVICCTGTTAFPSKRWEGDNTPERVDWEGVRNLVSVLPSSLQRVVLVSSVGVTKFNELPWSIMNLFGVLKYKKMGEDILRNSGLSFTIIRPGRLTDGPYTSYDLNTLLKATAGQRRAVLIGQGDKLVGEVSRLVVAEACIQALDIECTEGKTFEVNSVEGEGPGSDQQKWRELFKAAQAQ from the exons aTGGCTTCCAGACTCTCACTCATTTCCATTCCCAATCTTCCAACCCCAGCTAGAACATTCCCAAAACACCCTCAACAAAtacctcttttttctcttccacCTCATAGTTTTCATGTAAATCCCTCCTTCAATTCGAGGACCATTTCGAGCTCTAATGGAGGATCATCGCCAGCACTTCATGCTGTCCAAGAGGAAGTGACCACCAGTTCAGATTCCACCAGTGATTCCAAAACTGCCCCTTCCTCCTCTTCCAAGGTCGTTCTCGTCATTGGAGGCACCGGCGGTGTTG GTCAGCTGGTAGTGGCTTCGTTGCTCAACCGGAATATCAAGGCCCGCCTATTATTGCGTGACCCTGAGAAAGCAACTACGTTGTTTGGtgaacaagatgaagagaaattGCAG GTCTTCAAAGGAGACACTCGGAATGCAGACGATCTAGATCCATCTATTTTTGAG GGAGTCACACATGTGATTTGCTGCACAGGAACTACGGCTTTTCCTTCGAAGCGGTGGGAAGGGGATAATACACCAGAAAGAGTTG atTGGGAGGGCGTGagaaatcttgtatctgtactgCCTTCTTCGCTGCAGAGAGTTGTTCTTGTATCATCAGTAGGTGTAACCAAGTTCAATGAACTGCCTTGGAG caTTATGAACCTTTTTGGTGTTCTCAAATATAAGAAGATGGGGGAGGATATTCTTCGTAATTCTGGTCTATCATTTACTATAATCAG ACCTGGTAGATTGACAGATGGACCTTACACATCATATGATCTTAATACATTGCTGAAAGCTACAGCTGGCCAACGACGTGCAGTCCTAATAGGTCAAG GAGATAAACTAGTTGGAGAGGTTAGCAGACTTGTTGTTGCTGAAGCTTGCATACAGGCATTGGACATAGAATGTACTGAAGGAAAAACTTTTGAAGTTAACTCAGTTGAG GGAGAAGGTCCAGGAAGCGATCAACAAAAGTGGAGGGAATTATTCAAAGCTGCCCAAGCTCAATAA
- the LOC18778367 gene encoding phytochromobilin:ferredoxin oxidoreductase, chloroplastic, whose translation MECCSSLSFCVPKRPLPLIRTALFSSICSSSRKQQMPIVQLSAISYKKFINSALDETKRHTHLAPSPLQERYNSRISMDGKSEIEMLSFEATKVRLLRSLCIESQTMQVLDFAVFPEPEFDMPIFCANFFSSANTNIVVLDLNPLHDVISQRDYKEKYYKGLIPLGLKYAELLPWGGKLTSESLKFFSPIVIWTRFTSSSYKYDVLYSAFMDYYKAWLELMDQAVVETNASKIMCNREAQHRYLTWRAEKDPGHGLLKKLIGETQAKDLLVNFLFNGIDELGSKSFLDYFPEYCCEDGTINQSRSIIGKSFESRPWDGKGEFISNSFEN comes from the exons atgGAATGTTGTTCTTCTTTAAGCTTTTGCGTACCCAAAAGACCTTTACCATTAATCAGAACTGCATTATTTAGTAGCATTTGCAGTAGCAGTAGGAAGCAGCAGATGCCCATTGTCCAACTCTCTGCAATTtcttacaaaaaattcattaactCTGCTTTGGATGAAACCAAACGCCACACCCATTTGGCACCTTCTCCCTTGCAG GAAAGATATAATTCTAGGATCTCAATGGATGGTAAATCAGAGATTGAAATGTTGTCATTCGAAGCTACTAAAGTTAGGCTTCTGCGTAGCCTTTGCATTGAGAGTCAAACAATGCAG gttttggattttgctgtCTTCCCAGAACCAGAATTTGATATGCCCATATTTTGTGCCAACTTCTTCAGCAGTGCAAATACGAACATAGTTGTTCT GGACCTCAATCCCTTGCATGATGTCATCAGTCAAAGagattacaaagaaaaatactatAAAGGCCTAATACCTCTTGGCCTTAAATATGCTGAG CTTTTACCCTGGGGAGGAAAGCTTACTAGCGAgtcattaaaatttttttcacCAATTGTGATATGGACAAGATTTACATCAAGCTCCTACAAATATGATGTTTTATATTCTGCATTCATGGATTATTACAAG GCGTGGCTTGAGCTGATGGACCAAGCAGTAGTGGAGACAAATGCCTCTAAAATTATGTGTAACCGTGAAGCACAACATAGATATCTAACATGGAGAGCAGAGAAG GATCCTGGGCATGGACTTCTAAAAAAGTTGATTGGGGAGACACAAGCAAAG GACTTGCTGGTGAACTTCctctttaatggaattgatgAACTAGGAAGCAAAAGCTTCCTAGATTACTTTCCTGAGTACTGCTGCGAGGACGGGACTATAAATCAGAGTCGCAGTATAATTGGAAAGTCTTTTGAAAGTCGCCCTTGGGATGGGAAAGGAGAATTTATTAGTAACAGTTTTGAAAATTAG